AGAATGGTTGCAGCACGGCGGATAGCCTCTTCAGGATCCAGGGTACCGTTGGTTTCCAGATCAATAACCAGCTTGTCCAGGTTAGTACGCTGCTCGACACGGGCGTTTTCCACCACGTATGCGATACGGCGAACCGGGCTGAACGAAGAGTCAAGCTGCAAGCGACCGATGCTGCGGCTTTCGTCTTCATCGCTCTGACGCGAGTCTGCCGGTTCATAACCACGACCACGAGCTACGGTGAGCTTCATGTTCAAGGCGCCGTTAGACGCCAGGTTAGCGATTACGTGATCGGGGTTAACGATCTCGACATCATGATCCAGCTGAATATCGGCAGCGGTAACCACCCCCGAACCCTTCTTCGACAAGGTCAGCGTAACTTCGTCTCGACCGTGCAGCTTGATAGCCAGACCTTTAAGGTTCAACAGGATTTCAATTACGTCTTCCTGTACACCTTCGATGGCGCTGTACTCATGGAGCACACCGTCAATCTCGGCCTCGACTACTGCACAGCCGGGCATTGAGGACAACAGGATGCGGCGCAGCGCGTTGCCCAGGGTGTGGCCGAAACCACGCTCGAGAGGCTCGAGAGTGATCTTGGCGCGGGTTGGACTGACAACCTGCACATCAATATGGCGGGGTGTCAGGAACTCATTTACCGAAATCTGCATGGATGCACCTATTTTCTAGCCCTTACTTGGAGTAGAGCTCGACAATCAGGCTTTCGTTGATGTCGGCGGACAGATCACTGCGAGCAGGAACGTTCTTGAAAACGCCCGACTTCTTCTCAGTGTCTACTTCTACCCATTCTACGCGGCCACGTTGGGCACACAGATCGAGAGCTTGGACAATGCGAAGTTGGTTCTTTGCTTTCTCGCGAACTGCGACCACGTCACCAGCACGAACCTGGTAAGACGGAACGTTTACGGTCTGACCGTTAACGCTGATCGACTTGTGCGATACCAGCTGACGGGATTCGGCACGAGTAGAGCCAAAACCCATACGGTATACAACGTTGTCCAGACGGCATTCGAGCAGTTGCAACAGGTTTTCGCCAGTTGCGCCTTTCTTGCCAGCAGCTTCTTTGTAGTAGCCGCTGAATTGACGCTCGAGAACGCCATAGATACGACGGACCTTCTGCTTTTCACGCAGTTGGGTGCCGTAATCGGACTGGCGACCGCGGCGTTGGCCGTGGATACCAGGTGCTGCTTCGATGTTGCACTTCGATTCGATCGCGCGCACGCCGCTCTTCAGAAAGAGATCGGTGCCTTCGCGACGAGCGAGTTTGCATTTTGGACCAATGTAACGAGCCATTCTTTACAATCTCCTGGATTACACGCGGCGCTTCTTCGGCGGACGGCACCCGTTGTGCGGGATTGGCGTCACGTCGGTGATGCTGGCGATCTTGTAGCCACAGCCGTTCAAAGCGCGGACTGCGGATTCACGACCCGGACCTGGACCTTTGACGTTAACGTCGAGGTTTTTCAGGCCGTATTCCAGCGCAGCTTGACCAGCACGTTCAGCAGCTACTTGAGCAGCAAACGGGGTGGACTTGCGGGAACCGCGGAAACCCGAACCACCGGAGGTAGCCCAGGAAAGAGCGTTGCCTTGACGGTCGGTGATGGTCACGATTGTGTTGTTAAAAGAAGCATGGATGTGGGCGATGCCATCAACCACTGTCTTTTTAACTTTTTTACGAGGACGAGCAGCAGGTTTAGCCATGATTAATTTCCTGTCGATTCGCTGGGGCGATTACTTGCGGATCGGCTTACGCGGACCTTTACGGGTACGCGCGTTAGTCTTGGTACGCTGACCGCGCACTGGAAGACCACGACGATGACGCAGACCGCGATAGCAACCGAGGTCCATCAAACGCTTGATTTTCATGTTGATTTCGCGACGCAGGTCACCTTCAGTGGTGAACTTCGCCACTTCGCCACGCAGCTGTTCAATCTGCTCGTCGCTCAGATCTTTGATCTTTGCGGCTGGGTTTACCCCAGTCACTGCACAAATTTTCTGCGCAGTAGTGCGACCAACACCATAGATGTAGGTCAGCGAGATAACAGTATGCTTGTTATCTGGAATGTTAACGCCTGCAATACGGGCCATTCAGTGGGACTCCAATTGACAGCTACCTACGCCCCGGAAGCCAAGAAATAGGGCGCGAGATAATATCGCTGTAATAACAAATAATCAACCCGGCAGCGCACTAGCTGCCGGGCTTGAAGCACAATCACACTCAGCCTTGGCGCTGTTTGTGACGCGGTTCCGCGCTGCAAATTACTCGAACAACACCTTCGCGGCGAATAATCTTGCAGTTACGGCACAGCTTTTTCACCGATGCACGAACTTTCATCACCAACTCCTCGAACCTTATGGGTACTCAGCGCAACATGCCGCTGCCGTAACCCTTCAGGTTGGCTTTCTTCATCAGGGATTCGTACTGGTGCGAAACGAGGTGCGATTGTACTTGAGACATGAAGTCCATCACAACCACGACCACGATCAGCAACGAGGTCCCGCCAAGGTAGAACGGTACGTTTGCTGCAACCACCAGGAACTGGGGCAACAGGCACACGGCCGTCATATATAGAGCACCGAACAGGGTCAAACGAGTCAGAACGCCATCAATGTAGCGCGCAGACTGCTCACCTGGACGGATGCCCGGAATAAAGGCACCGGACTTCTTCAGGTTTTCCGCTACGTCTTTCGGATTGAACATCAACGCCGTATAGAAGAAGCAGAAGAAAATAATCCCTGCACTAAACAGCAGAATATTCAACGGCTGACCAGGAGCGATCGACTGCGAGATGTCCTGCAGCCAGCCCATACCTTCAGACTGACCAAACCAGGTACCCAACGAAGCCGGGAACAGCAAAATGCTGCTCGCGAAAATGGCTGGAATAACACCAGCCATGTTCACCTTCAACGGCAAGTGGCTAGTCTGCGCAGCAAAGACCTTACGGCCCTGCTGACGCTTGGCGTAATGAACAGCAATACGACGCTGACCACGCTCAATGAACACCACGAAACCGATAATCGCTACTGCCAGCAAACCGATGGCAACCAAGGCAAAAATGTTGATATCACCCTGACGCGCAGACTCGAAAGACTGCCCGATCGCTCTCGGAAGACCGGCGACGATACCTGCGAAAATCAACATCGAGATACCGTTGCCAACACCACGCTCAGTAATCTGCTCACCCAGCCACATCATGAACATCGCACCAGCCACAAAAGTGGATACCGCGACGAAATGGAAGCCAAAGTCACCAGTGAACGCAACGCCCTGCCCTGCCAGACCAATGGACATGCCAATTGCCTGAACGAGAGCGAGAACGACAGTGCCGTAGCGGGTGTACTGAGCGATCTTGCGACGCCCAGCTTCACCTTCCTTCTTCAACTGCTCCAACTGCGGGCTGACGGCGGTCATCAGCTGCATGATGATCGATGCCGAAATGTACGGCATGATCCCCAGTGCAAAGATACTCATCCGTTCCAGCGCGCCGCCGGAAAACATGTTGAACAAGCTAAGAATGGTCCCCTCATTCTGTCGAAACAGGTCCGCGAGTCGGTCCGGGTTGATACCTGGAACCGGGATGTGTGCGCCTATTCGGTAGACGATAATCGCCAAGAATAGAAAACGCAGACGAGCCCAGAGTTCAGACATACCGCCTTTGCCGAGCGCAGAGAGAGCACCTTGCTTAGCCATTTATTCCTCGAACTTGCCGCCAGCTGCTTCGATAGCCGCACGCGCACCTTTGGTGGCGCCGATTCCCTTTCCGATGGTAACAGCGCGAGTAACTTCGCCGGACAGCATGATTTTCACACGCTGTACGTTGACGTTGATCACGTTGGCATCTTTCAGGGACTGCACGGTGACGATGTCGCCTTCCACTTTAGCCAGCTCGGACAAACGCACTTCTGCGCGATCCATGGCCTTCAGGGAAACGAAACCGAACTTCGGCAGGCGACGATGCAGCGGCTGTTGACCGCCTTCAAAGCCTGGAGCAATGGTGCCACCGGAGCGGGAGGACTGACCTTTGTGGCCACGGCCACCGGTCTTGCCCAAACCACTACCGATACCACGGCCCGGACGATGCTTTTCGCGACGGGAACCCGGCGCTGGACTCAGATCATTGAGTTTCATCGATTAACCCTCGACACGCAGCATGTAGTAAGCCTTGTTGATCATCCCGCGATTCTCGGGAGTATCAAGTACTTCTACAGTGTGACCGATGCGACGCAGACCCAGACCCTTAACGCACAGTTTGTGGTTAGGGATGCGGCCGGTCATGCTTTTGATCAGCGTAACTTTAACGGTAGCCATGATCAGAAAATCTCCTTGACGCTTTTGCCACGCTTGGCGGCAATGGATTCAGGAGACTGCATAGCTTTCAAACCTTTGAAAGTGGCGTGAACCACGTTTACCGGGTTAGTCGAGCCGTAGCACTTGGCCAGAACGTTCTGAACGCCAGCAACTTCGAGGACAGCACGCATAGCGCCGCCAGCGATGATACCGGTACCCTCAGAAGCAGGCTGCATGTACACCTTCGAAGCGCCATGGGCGGACTTCATTGCGTACTGCAGAGTGGTGCCGTTCAGATCAACTTGGATCATGTTGCGGCGAGCAGCTTCCATTGCCTTCTGGATCGCAGCAGGCACTTCACGCGACTTGCCACGGCCGAAGCCAACACGCCCTTTACCATCACCAACCACGGTCAACGCGGTAAAAGTGAAGATACGGCCGCCTTTAACGGTTTTGGCTACGCGGTTAACTTGAACCAGCTTCTCGATGTAGCCTTCGTCGCGCTTTTGGTCGTTATTTGACATAACTTAGAACTCCAGCCCAGCTTCACGAGCAGCATCAGCCAGCGCCTTGACGCGGCCGTGGTACTTGAAGCCAGAGCGGTCGAAAGCCACCTGCGAGACGCCAGCGGCTTTAGCACGCGTAGCGACCAGCTGGCCAACCTTAGTGGCCGCGTCGATGTTGCCAGTGGCGCCATCACGCAGTTCTTTATCCAAAGTCGAGGCACTTGCCAGGACTTTGTTGCCGTCGGCCGAAATGACCTGGGCGTAGATGTGCTGCGACGAGCGGAACACGCAGAGACGCACGACTTCGAGTTCGTGCATTTTCAGGCGTGCTTTGCGAGCGCGACGCAGTCGAGTAACTTTTTTGTCGGTCATTTGCTATGCCCTACTTCTTCTTGGCTTCTTTACGACGGACGACTTCGTCCGCGTA
The window above is part of the Pseudomonas sp. B21-048 genome. Proteins encoded here:
- a CDS encoding DNA-directed RNA polymerase subunit alpha, which encodes MQISVNEFLTPRHIDVQVVSPTRAKITLEPLERGFGHTLGNALRRILLSSMPGCAVVEAEIDGVLHEYSAIEGVQEDVIEILLNLKGLAIKLHGRDEVTLTLSKKGSGVVTAADIQLDHDVEIVNPDHVIANLASNGALNMKLTVARGRGYEPADSRQSDEDESRSIGRLQLDSSFSPVRRIAYVVENARVEQRTNLDKLVIDLETNGTLDPEEAIRRAATILQQQLAAFVDLKGDSEPVVVEQEDEIDPILLRPVDDLELTVRSANCLKAENIYYIGDLIQRTEVELLKTPNLGKKSLTEIKDVLASRGLSLGMRLDNWPPASLKKDDKATA
- the rpsD gene encoding 30S ribosomal protein S4, producing the protein MARYIGPKCKLARREGTDLFLKSGVRAIESKCNIEAAPGIHGQRRGRQSDYGTQLREKQKVRRIYGVLERQFSGYYKEAAGKKGATGENLLQLLECRLDNVVYRMGFGSTRAESRQLVSHKSISVNGQTVNVPSYQVRAGDVVAVREKAKNQLRIVQALDLCAQRGRVEWVEVDTEKKSGVFKNVPARSDLSADINESLIVELYSK
- the rpsK gene encoding 30S ribosomal protein S11 encodes the protein MAKPAARPRKKVKKTVVDGIAHIHASFNNTIVTITDRQGNALSWATSGGSGFRGSRKSTPFAAQVAAERAGQAALEYGLKNLDVNVKGPGPGRESAVRALNGCGYKIASITDVTPIPHNGCRPPKKRRV
- the rpsM gene encoding 30S ribosomal protein S13 — its product is MARIAGVNIPDNKHTVISLTYIYGVGRTTAQKICAVTGVNPAAKIKDLSDEQIEQLRGEVAKFTTEGDLRREINMKIKRLMDLGCYRGLRHRRGLPVRGQRTKTNARTRKGPRKPIRK
- the rpmJ gene encoding 50S ribosomal protein L36; amino-acid sequence: MKVRASVKKLCRNCKIIRREGVVRVICSAEPRHKQRQG
- the secY gene encoding preprotein translocase subunit SecY, which encodes MAKQGALSALGKGGMSELWARLRFLFLAIIVYRIGAHIPVPGINPDRLADLFRQNEGTILSLFNMFSGGALERMSIFALGIMPYISASIIMQLMTAVSPQLEQLKKEGEAGRRKIAQYTRYGTVVLALVQAIGMSIGLAGQGVAFTGDFGFHFVAVSTFVAGAMFMMWLGEQITERGVGNGISMLIFAGIVAGLPRAIGQSFESARQGDINIFALVAIGLLAVAIIGFVVFIERGQRRIAVHYAKRQQGRKVFAAQTSHLPLKVNMAGVIPAIFASSILLFPASLGTWFGQSEGMGWLQDISQSIAPGQPLNILLFSAGIIFFCFFYTALMFNPKDVAENLKKSGAFIPGIRPGEQSARYIDGVLTRLTLFGALYMTAVCLLPQFLVVAANVPFYLGGTSLLIVVVVVMDFMSQVQSHLVSHQYESLMKKANLKGYGSGMLR
- the rplO gene encoding 50S ribosomal protein L15: MKLNDLSPAPGSRREKHRPGRGIGSGLGKTGGRGHKGQSSRSGGTIAPGFEGGQQPLHRRLPKFGFVSLKAMDRAEVRLSELAKVEGDIVTVQSLKDANVINVNVQRVKIMLSGEVTRAVTIGKGIGATKGARAAIEAAGGKFEE
- the rpmD gene encoding 50S ribosomal protein L30, whose translation is MATVKVTLIKSMTGRIPNHKLCVKGLGLRRIGHTVEVLDTPENRGMINKAYYMLRVEG
- the rpsE gene encoding 30S ribosomal protein S5 — protein: MSNNDQKRDEGYIEKLVQVNRVAKTVKGGRIFTFTALTVVGDGKGRVGFGRGKSREVPAAIQKAMEAARRNMIQVDLNGTTLQYAMKSAHGASKVYMQPASEGTGIIAGGAMRAVLEVAGVQNVLAKCYGSTNPVNVVHATFKGLKAMQSPESIAAKRGKSVKEIF
- the rplR gene encoding 50S ribosomal protein L18; this translates as MTDKKVTRLRRARKARLKMHELEVVRLCVFRSSQHIYAQVISADGNKVLASASTLDKELRDGATGNIDAATKVGQLVATRAKAAGVSQVAFDRSGFKYHGRVKALADAAREAGLEF